A section of the Mesorhizobium loti genome encodes:
- a CDS encoding FAD binding domain-containing protein: MRDFSYFRAGSLDAARQAAALPGAMLLAGGTTLIDLAKCGVAEPDTLVDITHLKGLDRIEVGEHRATIGALARMSHVAVHADIRSRFPAISEALWQAASAQIRNMATIGGNLMQRTRCPYFRDPANFSACNKREPGSGCSAIGGVTRGHAVLGISEACIAMYPGDLATALVAFDATVHLGERRIPVDDFFLLPGTTPDKEHAIKPGEMITAIEVPSSAAAHRSTYLKIRDRQSYEFAAASAAVGLELEPDGRTIRDLRVALGGVATKPWRARAVEAALIGKVLEPDAVRAASLLAVEGAVDHGANHYKIELAPRVVARAILKLGETA, encoded by the coding sequence ATGAGGGATTTTTCCTATTTCCGCGCCGGCTCGCTTGATGCCGCACGCCAGGCAGCGGCCCTCCCCGGCGCCATGCTGCTTGCCGGCGGCACGACGCTGATCGATCTCGCCAAATGCGGCGTCGCCGAGCCCGACACGCTGGTCGACATCACCCACCTCAAGGGGCTCGACCGGATCGAAGTGGGCGAACACCGCGCCACCATCGGCGCGCTGGCCCGAATGAGCCATGTCGCCGTTCACGCCGACATCAGGAGCCGCTTCCCCGCAATCTCCGAAGCGCTCTGGCAGGCGGCCTCGGCGCAGATCCGCAACATGGCGACCATCGGCGGCAATCTGATGCAGCGCACGCGCTGCCCCTATTTCCGCGATCCCGCGAATTTTTCCGCCTGCAACAAGCGTGAACCCGGCTCTGGCTGTTCGGCGATCGGCGGCGTTACCCGTGGTCACGCCGTGCTCGGCATCAGCGAGGCCTGCATCGCCATGTATCCCGGCGACCTCGCCACCGCTTTGGTTGCCTTCGACGCGACAGTCCATCTCGGCGAGCGCCGCATCCCGGTCGACGACTTCTTCCTGCTACCGGGAACTACGCCCGACAAGGAGCACGCGATCAAGCCGGGCGAGATGATCACCGCCATCGAGGTCCCCTCATCCGCCGCCGCGCACCGCTCGACCTATTTGAAGATCCGCGACCGGCAATCCTATGAATTCGCCGCCGCGAGTGCCGCAGTCGGTCTCGAACTGGAACCCGATGGGCGCACCATCCGCGACCTGCGCGTGGCGCTCGGCGGCGTCGCGACGAAGCCGTGGCGGGCGCGGGCCGTGGAGGCGGCGTTGATAGGCAAGGTGCTGGAACCGGACGCCGTCCGCGCGGCCAGCCTGCTTGCCGTCGAAGGCGCTGTCGACCACGGCGCCAACCACTACAAGATCGAGCTCGCGCCGCGCGTCGTCGCGCGGGCCATCCTCAAATTGGGAGAGACGGCATGA
- a CDS encoding zinc-dependent alcohol dehydrogenase family protein produces the protein MKAIELSQPRLDAFRAATVATPEPQRGEVLIRQRAASLNFVDVAVASGNYPGPVFPLIPVADGAGEIVAVGEGVTRFKTGDRVVAHAKPRWIGGPPRPYEMTQMRGVALPGSLAEYVALPANSLVPVPAHLSFEAASTLPIAGTTAWNAIRVANVGPGSVVVLLGTGGVSIFTLQLAKAAGATVIVTSSSDEKLERAKALGADHLINYRATPDWDGKVLELTDGLGADLVVETGGTATFARAINATAPGGTLFTIGFVTGAEATVNLLPIIIKALKVIGNNTGSVSDLRDAARAVGAAGIEPVVDKVFSPGEAAEAYAHMAAGGLHFGKLVFGLEW, from the coding sequence ATGAAAGCCATCGAACTCAGCCAACCCAGGCTGGACGCCTTCCGCGCCGCCACCGTTGCAACCCCTGAGCCGCAACGCGGCGAGGTGCTGATCCGCCAGCGTGCGGCGAGCCTCAACTTCGTCGACGTCGCGGTGGCGAGCGGCAATTATCCCGGACCGGTCTTTCCGCTGATCCCCGTCGCCGACGGTGCCGGCGAGATCGTCGCGGTGGGTGAGGGCGTCACGAGATTCAAAACGGGCGATCGCGTCGTCGCCCACGCCAAGCCACGCTGGATCGGCGGCCCGCCGCGCCCTTACGAGATGACGCAGATGCGCGGCGTCGCGCTGCCGGGGTCGCTGGCCGAATATGTCGCGCTGCCGGCCAATTCGCTCGTGCCGGTCCCGGCGCATCTTTCCTTCGAGGCGGCGTCGACGCTGCCGATCGCCGGCACCACCGCCTGGAACGCCATCCGCGTGGCCAATGTCGGGCCGGGCTCGGTCGTGGTGCTGCTTGGCACCGGCGGCGTCTCGATCTTCACCCTGCAGCTGGCGAAAGCCGCCGGTGCCACCGTCATCGTCACCTCGTCGTCGGACGAGAAGCTGGAGCGGGCTAAGGCACTTGGCGCCGATCATCTCATCAACTACCGAGCGACACCTGATTGGGACGGCAAGGTGCTGGAGCTGACCGACGGCCTCGGCGCCGACCTTGTGGTCGAGACCGGCGGCACCGCTACCTTCGCCCGCGCCATCAACGCTACCGCGCCCGGCGGCACGCTGTTCACCATCGGCTTCGTCACCGGCGCCGAGGCCACGGTCAACCTGCTGCCGATCATCATCAAGGCGCTGAAGGTGATCGGCAACAACACCGGGTCGGTATCGGACCTCCGCGACGCCGCCCGCGCCGTCGGCGCGGCGGGGATCGAGCCGGTCGTCGACAAGGTGTTTTCACCTGGCGAAGCGGCTGAAGCCTATGCCCACATGGCCGCCGGCGGCCTGCATTTCGGCAAGCTGGTGTTCGGCCTGGAGTGGTGA
- a CDS encoding xanthine dehydrogenase family protein molybdopterin-binding subunit codes for MTVHARHGDASDGALAQAVGGRLSRVDGPAKITGAAKYAVEQQLEGLAHAVLVESTIASGKVRAIDTARAEAAPGVLKVLTPDTIISLRTASDWFGTPPPDKPYCPLARDITFSGQHVAAVVAETFEQAVAAAALVKVSYDETPSIVDLSDGKAGDGIPIDAMTKEWGDAATAFASAPVRICAAYNTPREYQAPMEPHGLIARWEGDRLTVWEPSQWLDGMARTYAEWFEVPFENVRLVSPYIGGGFGSKALALSHGAIAASAARMLGRPVKLVMTRPQTFTGYGGRAATRQTVTIGADHDGVIQSIVHRGVNETSIDGMWVEPLGSVTSIMYATPNFSSRQNVVRVNSVVPGAMRAPGENPSAFGIESAIDELSYEVGIDPLEIRLRNYAEQDPEAKKAWSTRQLREAFAAGAERFGWARRTPAPRSMRDGNHLIGWGVAAGTYPVRRAYGEAVVRILADGSVEVESSSIDMGQGTYTILAQTAAETVGVSADDVVVKLGDSRFPRAGVTGGSRLAGVMTGAVHKAATSALDQLVGLAISDPRSPFHALQANTLVVANGRIGSPRGDRADVSIADLLKSVGRDRIEATGDTMPANSTAEDRYKNYTTIAMALPHTEGDYSRHSWCAHFIEVRVDEDFGTVRVSRVVSALDSGRLYNPKLAESQWKGGIIMGIGQALLEEGIVDRRHGRIVNNNLADYLVPTNADIPDIDVISVGIPDLHSSVLGGKGVGELAIVGVAPAIANAVFHATGKRVRDLPITLEKLI; via the coding sequence ATGACTGTTCACGCAAGACACGGCGACGCCTCGGATGGCGCGCTGGCGCAAGCCGTCGGCGGCCGGCTGTCGCGCGTCGACGGACCGGCCAAGATCACCGGCGCGGCCAAATACGCCGTCGAGCAGCAGCTCGAAGGCCTCGCCCATGCCGTGCTGGTCGAGAGCACGATTGCCTCCGGCAAGGTGCGCGCGATCGACACCGCGCGGGCGGAGGCAGCACCGGGCGTGCTCAAGGTGCTGACGCCGGACACCATCATCAGCCTGAGAACCGCGTCGGACTGGTTCGGCACGCCGCCGCCGGACAAGCCCTATTGCCCGCTGGCGCGCGACATCACCTTTTCAGGCCAGCATGTCGCCGCTGTCGTGGCCGAGACCTTCGAGCAGGCGGTCGCCGCCGCGGCGCTGGTCAAGGTCAGCTATGACGAGACGCCTTCAATCGTCGACCTCAGCGACGGCAAGGCCGGCGATGGCATCCCGATCGACGCCATGACCAAGGAATGGGGGGATGCGGCCACCGCCTTCGCCTCGGCGCCGGTGCGGATCTGCGCCGCCTACAACACGCCGCGCGAATACCAGGCGCCGATGGAGCCGCATGGCCTGATCGCGCGCTGGGAAGGCGATCGCCTGACCGTGTGGGAGCCCAGCCAGTGGCTGGACGGCATGGCCCGCACCTATGCCGAATGGTTCGAAGTGCCGTTCGAGAATGTGCGGCTGGTCTCGCCCTATATCGGCGGCGGCTTCGGCTCCAAGGCGCTGGCGCTCAGCCACGGCGCGATTGCCGCGAGTGCCGCCAGAATGCTGGGCCGGCCGGTGAAGCTGGTGATGACGCGGCCGCAGACTTTTACCGGCTATGGCGGCCGCGCCGCGACCCGGCAGACGGTGACGATCGGCGCCGACCATGACGGCGTGATCCAGTCGATCGTGCATCGCGGCGTCAATGAAACCTCCATCGACGGCATGTGGGTCGAGCCGCTGGGATCGGTCACCTCGATCATGTACGCGACGCCGAATTTCTCCTCGAGGCAGAATGTCGTGCGGGTGAATTCCGTGGTGCCGGGCGCCATGCGCGCGCCTGGCGAAAACCCCTCGGCCTTCGGCATTGAAAGCGCCATCGACGAGCTCTCCTACGAGGTCGGCATCGACCCGCTGGAGATCCGGCTGCGCAACTATGCCGAACAGGACCCGGAAGCGAAAAAAGCCTGGTCGACCAGGCAGTTGCGCGAGGCTTTCGCAGCGGGTGCCGAACGCTTCGGCTGGGCCAGGCGCACGCCGGCGCCGCGCTCGATGCGCGACGGCAACCATTTGATCGGCTGGGGCGTCGCCGCCGGCACCTATCCGGTGCGGCGCGCCTATGGCGAGGCGGTCGTGCGCATCCTCGCCGACGGTTCGGTCGAGGTCGAAAGCTCCTCGATCGACATGGGCCAGGGCACCTACACCATCCTGGCGCAGACCGCCGCCGAAACGGTCGGCGTGAGCGCCGACGACGTGGTGGTGAAGCTCGGTGACTCCCGCTTTCCCCGCGCCGGCGTCACCGGCGGCTCGCGCCTTGCCGGCGTGATGACGGGTGCCGTCCACAAGGCGGCAACCTCGGCGCTCGACCAGCTGGTGGGCTTGGCGATCAGCGACCCGCGCTCGCCCTTCCACGCGCTGCAGGCGAACACCTTGGTGGTCGCCAATGGCCGCATCGGCTCGCCGCGCGGCGACCGCGCCGATGTCTCGATCGCCGACCTGCTCAAGAGCGTCGGGCGCGACCGCATCGAAGCGACCGGCGACACCATGCCTGCCAATTCGACCGCCGAGGACCGCTACAAGAACTACACCACCATCGCCATGGCGCTGCCGCACACCGAGGGCGACTATTCCCGCCACTCCTGGTGCGCGCATTTCATCGAGGTGCGCGTCGATGAGGATTTCGGCACGGTGCGTGTGTCACGCGTGGTGTCGGCGCTGGATTCCGGCCGGCTCTACAACCCGAAGCTCGCCGAGAGCCAGTGGAAGGGCGGCATCATCATGGGCATCGGCCAAGCCCTGCTCGAGGAAGGCATAGTCGACCGCCGCCATGGCCGCATCGTCAACAACAACCTCGCCGACTATCTGGTGCCGACCAATGCCGACATCCCTGACATAGATGTGATCTCGGTCGGCATCCCCGACCTGCATTCCTCGGTGCTCGGCGGCAAGGGCGTCGGGGAACTCGCCATCGTCGGCGTCGCGCCGGCGATCGCCAACGCGGTGTTCCATGCGACGGGAAAGAGGGTGCGGGATTTGCCGATCACGCTGGAGAAACTGATCTGA
- a CDS encoding (2Fe-2S)-binding protein, which translates to MTKIPMHLDINGTHHHLELEPRVTLLDALRERLGLTGTKKGCDHGQCGACTVHVDGERVLACLTLAAQAEGRAITTIEGLAREGELHPVQAAFLEQDAFQCGYCTPGQIMSAVACIREGHTGSDEEIREYMAGNLCRCGAYPHIVAAVRQAALEVTS; encoded by the coding sequence ATGACGAAAATCCCCATGCATCTCGACATTAACGGCACCCATCATCACCTGGAACTCGAACCCCGCGTGACGCTGCTCGATGCCTTGCGCGAGCGGCTCGGCCTGACCGGCACCAAGAAGGGCTGCGACCACGGCCAGTGTGGCGCCTGCACGGTGCATGTCGACGGCGAGCGCGTGCTGGCTTGTCTCACCCTGGCGGCGCAGGCCGAGGGCCGCGCCATCACCACCATAGAGGGGCTTGCACGGGAGGGCGAACTGCATCCCGTGCAGGCTGCCTTCCTCGAGCAGGACGCCTTCCAGTGCGGCTATTGCACGCCCGGCCAGATCATGTCGGCGGTCGCCTGCATCCGCGAGGGCCATACCGGCTCGGATGAGGAAATCCGCGAATACATGGCCGGAAATCTCTGCCGCTGCGGCGCCTATCCGCACATTGTCGCCGCTGTCCGCCAGGCAGCCCTGGAGGTCACATCATGA
- a CDS encoding TetR/AcrR family transcriptional regulator, translating to MAVEPSVIAETKTAADTKPLRADARRNRDRLVEVAASVFAERGIDASLEDIARRAGVGIGTLYRHFPTREHLVEVVYRREAEALCAAAGELAAKHPSDVALEEWMRRFVDYIATKRGLATSLRILLTTNSTLFSDTSGRVSQALRQLVEAAVADGTIRGDVDASDVLHALSGIYSAPDTPEWRDRSRRLVKLLMDGLRFGANSAG from the coding sequence TTGGCCGTCGAGCCGTCCGTCATCGCCGAAACGAAGACCGCCGCGGACACCAAGCCGCTGCGCGCGGACGCGCGACGCAACCGCGACCGGCTGGTCGAGGTGGCCGCATCGGTCTTCGCCGAACGCGGCATCGATGCCTCGCTGGAGGACATTGCGCGCCGCGCCGGTGTCGGCATCGGCACGCTCTACCGGCATTTTCCGACGCGCGAGCATCTGGTCGAGGTGGTCTACCGCCGCGAGGCGGAGGCGCTGTGTGCGGCCGCCGGCGAGCTTGCGGCAAAGCATCCGTCCGATGTCGCGCTGGAAGAATGGATGCGGCGCTTCGTCGACTACATCGCCACCAAGCGCGGCCTGGCAACCAGCCTGCGCATCCTCCTCACCACCAACTCGACGCTGTTTTCCGACACGTCGGGCAGGGTCTCCCAGGCCTTGCGGCAATTGGTCGAGGCAGCGGTGGCCGACGGCACGATCCGGGGCGACGTCGATGCCTCCGACGTGCTGCATGCGCTGTCGGGAATCTACTCCGCCCCCGACACGCCGGAGTGGCGAGACCGCTCGCGTCGGCTGGTCAAGCTGTTGATGGACGGCCTGCGGTTCGGGGCAAACAGCGCGGGTTGA
- a CDS encoding zinc-dependent alcohol dehydrogenase family protein, producing the protein MKLVRLRAPGGLDRLELVEEDPPRPGPGDVLVRIRACSLNMRDDFAVQGKTPLGDGRVPLSDGAGEVIAVGGDVDALRPGDSVVSVFYPWWLDGDMTPATRRDIPGENFDGFASEYVCMPAHAFTKAPAGHSHLEAAALTCTGVTAWRGLVVRGKVKPGDTVLVLGTGSVSLFALQFAKAAGARVIATSSDEEKLERLASLGADATINYKAVPDWGREARELTDGRGVDHVIEVGGPATLAQSLVACRTGGHIALIGVLTGFAADVSIPAVFSNQIRISGISIGSRADQEDMIRAIEVNGLKPVIDRRFPLRDIAAAFTHYGARKHFGKVCLEL; encoded by the coding sequence ATGAAGCTGGTCAGGCTGAGGGCGCCGGGTGGCCTGGACAGGCTCGAACTGGTCGAGGAAGATCCTCCCCGGCCGGGGCCAGGTGACGTGCTGGTCAGGATCCGCGCCTGCTCGTTGAACATGCGCGACGATTTCGCGGTGCAGGGCAAGACACCGCTCGGCGACGGCCGCGTGCCGCTGTCCGACGGCGCGGGTGAAGTGATCGCCGTCGGCGGCGATGTCGATGCGCTCCGCCCGGGCGACAGCGTGGTCAGCGTTTTCTATCCCTGGTGGCTGGACGGAGACATGACGCCCGCCACCAGACGCGACATTCCGGGAGAGAATTTCGACGGCTTCGCCAGCGAATATGTGTGCATGCCGGCGCATGCCTTCACGAAAGCCCCGGCGGGTCATAGCCATTTGGAGGCGGCGGCGCTCACCTGCACCGGCGTCACCGCCTGGCGAGGCCTGGTGGTGCGCGGCAAGGTGAAGCCCGGCGACACGGTGCTGGTGCTGGGCACGGGCAGTGTTTCGCTGTTCGCGCTGCAATTCGCCAAGGCCGCCGGCGCCCGGGTCATCGCCACCTCGTCCGACGAGGAAAAGCTGGAGCGGCTCGCAAGCCTCGGTGCCGACGCGACCATCAACTACAAGGCCGTCCCGGATTGGGGCCGCGAGGCCCGGGAGTTGACCGACGGGCGCGGCGTCGATCACGTGATCGAGGTCGGCGGCCCCGCCACGCTGGCGCAATCCCTGGTCGCCTGCCGGACAGGCGGCCACATCGCCCTGATCGGCGTCCTGACCGGTTTTGCAGCTGATGTCTCGATCCCGGCCGTGTTTTCGAACCAGATCCGCATCAGCGGTATTTCGATCGGCAGCCGGGCGGACCAGGAGGACATGATCCGCGCGATAGAGGTCAACGGGTTGAAGCCCGTCATCGACCGCCGCTTCCCGCTGCGCGACATTGCCGCCGCCTTCACGCATTACGGAGCGCGAAAGCACTTCGGCAAGGTTTGCCTGGAGCTTTGA
- a CDS encoding (2Fe-2S)-binding protein yields MTSLPITLTINGHRHELEVDPRVTLLDLLRERLDLTGTKKGCDRGQCGACTVLVDGNRINSCLALAVSHDGANVLTIEGVARGEELHPVQAAFIAHDGFQCGFCTPGQIMSTLGLIAEGQAGDDPERIREGLSGNICRCAAYGGIVEAVLEAQEQLAKADRRTAA; encoded by the coding sequence ATGACCAGTCTTCCCATCACGCTTACCATCAACGGACACCGACACGAACTGGAAGTCGATCCGCGCGTAACCCTGCTCGACCTCCTCCGCGAGCGGCTTGACCTCACCGGCACCAAGAAGGGCTGCGACCGCGGCCAGTGCGGCGCCTGCACGGTGCTGGTCGACGGCAATCGCATCAACTCCTGCCTGGCGCTGGCGGTCAGCCATGACGGCGCCAATGTCTTGACCATCGAGGGCGTCGCCCGTGGCGAGGAGCTGCATCCGGTGCAGGCCGCCTTCATCGCCCATGACGGCTTCCAGTGCGGTTTCTGCACACCGGGCCAGATCATGAGCACGCTCGGCCTGATCGCCGAAGGACAGGCCGGGGACGATCCCGAACGCATCCGCGAGGGGCTGAGCGGCAACATATGCCGCTGCGCGGCCTATGGCGGCATCGTTGAGGCCGTCCTGGAAGCTCAGGAGCAACTTGCCAAGGCCGACCGGAGGACCGCGGCATGA
- a CDS encoding FAD binding domain-containing protein, which yields MRDFDYVRPATIPDAIAAAARPGSAYLAGGTNLLDLMKGGITSPERVVDISRLPELNRVERLDDGSLRIGALVRNADLAHDTAFAKAYPAVAEALLSGASAQLRNAATVGGNLLQRTRCSYFYDTASACNRREPGTGCDAIGGENRLHAVLGWSDACIATHPSDFCVPLVALDAVVEIEGKQGRRHVTLEEFHRLPGETPQRENVLEPGDLIVAVRLPAEAASFAANARYLKVRERTSFAFAVVSAAAALVVDSGKIRAARLALGGVAAKPWRARSAEAVLLGADANEATFASAADAALADASPSGDNAFKIELARRIVVRALTSALAGTPERIPALPASPFSSIPGARHDA from the coding sequence ATGAGGGACTTCGATTACGTCAGGCCCGCCACGATCCCGGACGCCATCGCGGCGGCCGCGCGGCCGGGTTCAGCCTATCTCGCCGGCGGCACCAATCTGCTCGACCTGATGAAGGGCGGCATAACCAGCCCCGAGCGCGTCGTCGACATCTCGCGGCTGCCGGAACTCAACCGCGTCGAACGGCTGGACGATGGCAGCCTGCGCATCGGCGCGCTGGTCCGCAACGCCGATCTCGCCCACGACACGGCATTCGCCAAGGCCTATCCGGCGGTGGCCGAGGCGCTGCTGTCGGGCGCCTCCGCGCAGCTTCGCAACGCCGCCACCGTCGGCGGCAATCTCCTGCAGCGCACGCGCTGCAGCTATTTTTACGACACCGCCAGCGCCTGCAACAGGCGCGAGCCCGGCACCGGCTGCGACGCGATTGGAGGCGAAAACCGCCTGCACGCAGTGCTTGGCTGGAGCGATGCCTGCATCGCCACCCATCCGTCGGACTTCTGCGTGCCTCTGGTGGCGCTCGACGCCGTGGTCGAGATCGAGGGCAAGCAGGGCCGGCGTCATGTGACGCTGGAGGAATTCCACCGGCTTCCCGGCGAAACGCCGCAGCGGGAGAATGTGCTGGAGCCCGGCGACCTGATCGTGGCGGTGCGGCTGCCGGCCGAGGCGGCCTCCTTCGCCGCCAACGCCCGATACCTGAAAGTGCGCGAACGCACCTCCTTCGCCTTCGCCGTCGTCTCCGCCGCCGCGGCACTTGTCGTCGACAGCGGCAAGATCCGCGCCGCGAGGCTGGCATTGGGCGGCGTCGCGGCCAAACCGTGGCGGGCGCGCTCGGCGGAAGCCGTGCTGCTTGGCGCGGATGCCAACGAGGCGACCTTCGCCAGCGCGGCGGACGCGGCCCTGGCCGATGCCAGCCCCTCCGGCGACAATGCATTCAAGATCGAGCTTGCCCGCCGCATCGTGGTCAGGGCGCTGACGTCTGCCCTGGCGGGGACGCCCGAGCGGATACCGGCCCTTCCGGCTTCTCCCTTTTCCTCCATTCCCGGAGCGCGCCATGACGCTTGA
- a CDS encoding xanthine dehydrogenase family protein molybdopterin-binding subunit: MTLELSLNQQPAHARQGSSIGQPLTRRDGFLKVTGAARYAADNHPPGMLYAVLAVSSIARGRVASLDIEAAKAHEGVVEVMTPTNRPALAADPDAKDHPFMFRLDLLQNEEVRYPNQSIAVVIAETLEAATEGAALLSPRYEALPARVGLDGAESFVPRGVGVGGPAVQHKGDVEAGLKSARTRIEATYETPAQYHNAMEPHAIVAAWDGDRLSIDTPSQGLAMAQGRIAGLFGIAPQDIHIRSPFLGGGFGSKGMISGPQVLGILAARLVGRPVKLVLRREQMYGPVGHRAPTRQTLRMGMDGEGRLTAIDHHAKTASSTFDDFFEPAADASHTLYASPAIATSHEAVRLDTGTPLFMRAPGEATGSIALESAIDEAAHACGIDPLEFRLRNYAEVEPMTGKPFSSKALRECYAQAAGTFGWASRPPRPRQMRDADGFLTGWGMGTATFPALMFQAEARAVLRADGSGLMETGAQDMGQGAWTAFAQIAADGLGLDIGQVDFRAGSSDLPNAGIAGGSAHTATAGMAIHNAGAAVIARLADLATGNEASPLFGAGNEGVVARGGRLYRRDDESRGESYAEILTRAGLTEIEGRGKGAPDPASQETYAKHAHGAVFAEVKVDPDFGQIRVTRLVGAFAAGRVINPRLVRSQYYGGMIWGVSFALHEEASTDRRSGRIQNANLAEYHVPVNADVPSVEAILVHEDDPYVNALGIKGVGEIGVTGTAGAVANAVWHATGVRPRRFPIRIEDLLG; encoded by the coding sequence ATGACGCTTGAACTCAGCCTCAACCAGCAACCCGCCCACGCGCGGCAAGGCTCCAGCATCGGCCAGCCGCTGACCCGCCGCGACGGCTTTCTGAAAGTCACCGGAGCCGCGCGCTACGCGGCCGACAACCATCCGCCCGGCATGCTCTACGCCGTGCTCGCCGTCTCCAGCATCGCGCGCGGCCGCGTGGCCTCACTGGATATCGAGGCGGCCAAGGCGCACGAGGGTGTGGTCGAGGTGATGACGCCCACGAACCGGCCGGCGCTCGCCGCCGATCCGGATGCCAAGGACCATCCCTTCATGTTCCGGCTCGACCTGTTGCAGAACGAAGAGGTCCGCTACCCCAACCAGAGCATCGCCGTGGTGATCGCCGAGACGCTGGAAGCGGCGACCGAAGGGGCGGCGCTGCTGTCGCCGCGCTATGAAGCACTGCCGGCGCGCGTCGGTCTCGACGGTGCCGAAAGCTTCGTGCCGCGCGGTGTCGGCGTCGGCGGTCCGGCGGTGCAGCACAAGGGCGATGTCGAGGCCGGCCTCAAATCGGCAAGGACGCGGATCGAGGCCACCTACGAGACGCCGGCCCAGTACCACAACGCCATGGAGCCGCACGCGATCGTCGCCGCCTGGGATGGCGACCGGCTGTCGATCGACACGCCGAGCCAGGGCCTTGCCATGGCGCAGGGCCGCATCGCCGGCCTGTTCGGCATCGCGCCCCAGGACATCCACATACGCAGCCCCTTCCTCGGCGGCGGCTTCGGTTCGAAAGGCATGATTTCGGGGCCGCAGGTGCTAGGCATCCTGGCGGCGCGCCTCGTCGGCCGTCCGGTCAAGCTGGTGCTGCGGCGCGAGCAGATGTACGGGCCGGTCGGCCACCGTGCTCCGACGCGCCAGACCTTGCGCATGGGCATGGATGGCGAGGGCCGGCTGACGGCGATCGACCATCACGCCAAGACCGCGTCGAGCACGTTCGACGACTTCTTCGAACCGGCGGCGGATGCCTCGCACACACTCTATGCCAGCCCGGCCATCGCCACCTCGCACGAGGCGGTCCGGCTCGACACCGGTACGCCGCTATTCATGCGGGCGCCAGGCGAAGCCACCGGCTCGATCGCGCTGGAGAGCGCCATCGACGAGGCGGCTCACGCCTGCGGCATCGACCCGCTGGAATTCCGGCTGCGGAACTATGCCGAGGTCGAGCCGATGACCGGCAAGCCGTTCTCCTCCAAGGCCCTGCGCGAATGCTACGCACAGGCGGCCGGGACGTTCGGCTGGGCGAGCCGCCCGCCGCGGCCGCGGCAGATGCGCGACGCCGATGGTTTCCTCACCGGCTGGGGCATGGGTACGGCGACGTTCCCCGCCCTGATGTTCCAGGCCGAGGCGCGTGCGGTGTTGAGGGCCGATGGCAGTGGCCTGATGGAGACCGGCGCGCAGGATATGGGACAAGGCGCCTGGACCGCCTTCGCCCAGATCGCCGCCGACGGGCTCGGGCTCGACATCGGCCAGGTCGATTTCAGGGCCGGCAGCTCCGACTTGCCCAATGCGGGCATTGCCGGCGGCTCCGCCCACACGGCGACGGCCGGCATGGCGATCCACAATGCGGGCGCCGCCGTCATCGCCAGGCTCGCCGATCTCGCCACCGGCAACGAGGCCTCGCCATTGTTCGGCGCCGGCAATGAGGGCGTCGTGGCGCGCGGCGGCCGGCTGTACCGGCGCGACGATGAAAGCCGCGGCGAAAGCTATGCCGAGATCCTCACGCGCGCCGGCCTCACCGAGATCGAAGGCCGTGGCAAGGGCGCTCCGGATCCGGCATCGCAGGAGACCTATGCCAAGCATGCGCATGGCGCCGTGTTCGCCGAGGTCAAGGTCGATCCGGATTTCGGGCAGATCCGCGTCACCAGGCTGGTCGGCGCCTTCGCCGCCGGACGGGTCATCAACCCCAGGCTGGTGCGCAGCCAGTATTATGGCGGCATGATCTGGGGTGTCTCCTTCGCGCTGCATGAAGAAGCCAGCACCGACCGGCGCTCGGGCCGGATCCAGAACGCCAATCTCGCCGAATACCATGTCCCGGTGAATGCCGACGTGCCGTCGGTCGAGGCGATCCTGGTCCATGAGGACGACCCCTACGTCAACGCGCTCGGCATCAAGGGCGTCGGCGAAATCGGCGTCACCGGCACGGCCGGCGCGGTTGCCAACGCGGTCTGGCATGCAACCGGCGTGCGGCCTCGCCGCTTTCCGATCCGCATCGAGGACCTGCTCGGGTGA